In a genomic window of Melanotaenia boesemani isolate fMelBoe1 chromosome 1, fMelBoe1.pri, whole genome shotgun sequence:
- the LOC121637659 gene encoding uncharacterized protein LOC121637659 isoform X1, whose amino-acid sequence MVENAVSHGLTGIACTDQQRLWNVGTQRNLGPKRLADITFSRHQATDVLPMPGEMPSECLPPTPSFSTPDELRESLKHIHLPVSSLLFKCVNAAQGGVAEQPSPCAIHDVHDGTNTCQTCMSFYDSFVDIGFKKCADLEHATLEQSACHLWHDSRRLRITASTAKKVPIRGKPQTFIREHLFPRFHGNAATHHGLQGETSACQWLEAHGFAVSHRGTVVCVNEPWLSASPDGVLNSEELLEIKCPLLKSEESLEDLILSQRYDVKMVEGTPELQQKGPRGFYMQVQLGMLCTGLRACKLLIWSPSQQVLLHVPYNEQFCNTTVARLKAFYFKHMLPHMSDEFRAGRLLLSSTYMQLCKE is encoded by the exons ATG GTTGAAAATGCTGTGTCCCATGGACTTACTGGCATTGCCTGCACTGATCAGCAGCGGCTGTGGAACGTGGGGACTCAGAGGAATCTTGGCCCAAAACGGTTAGCCGACATTACCTTTTCGCGCCACCAAGCCACTGATGTGCTGCCAATGCCAGGGGAAATGCCCAGTGAGTGTCTGCCACCAACTCCATCATTTTCTACACCAGATGAGCTGAGAGAAAGCCTCAAGCACATTCACCTGCCTGTGTCAAGTCTCCTGTTCAAGTGTGTAAATGCTGCGCAGGGGGGCGTGGCAGAACAGCCTTCACCGTGTGCCATCCATGATGTCCACGATGGCACCAACACCTGCCAGACGTGTATGTCGTTTTATGACAGCTTTGTTGACATCGGgtttaaaaaatgtgcagaCTTAGAACATGCAACTCTTGAGCAGAGTGCCTGCCACTTGTGGCATGACTCTCGCAGGCTCAGAATCACTGCAAGCACAGCAAAGAAGGTCCCCATCAGGGGCAAACCTCAGACCTTTATTAGAGAGCACCTTTTCCCACGGTTCCATGGCAACGCTGCAACTCACCATGGTTTACAGGGTGAGACATCTGCCTGCCAGTGGTTGGAGGCTCATGGGTTTGCTGTCAGCCACAGAGGAAcagttgtgtgtgtaaatgagcCGTGGCTGTCAGCAAGCCCTGATGGAGTTTTGAACTCAGAGGAACTGCTGGAGATAAAATGCCCCCTCCTTAAGAGTGAGGAGTCTCTGGAGGACTTGATTCTGAGTCAGAGGTACGATGTGAAGATGGTCGAGGGGACCCCTGAGCTGCAGCAAAAAGGTCCACGGGGCTTTTACATGCAAGTGCAGCTGGGCATGCTCTGCACAGGTCTGAGGGCTTGTAAGCTGCTCATCTGGTCTCCTTCACAGCAGGTTTTGCTACACGTCCCCTACAATGAGCAATTCTGCAACACGACTGTAGCTAGGCTTAAAGCCTTTTATTTTAAGCACATGCTCCCTCACATGTCAGATGAGTTTCGGGCAGGCCGTCTTTTGCTTTCCTCAACATACATGCAACTCTGTAAAGAATAG
- the LOC121637659 gene encoding uncharacterized protein LOC121637659 isoform X2 encodes MPGEMPSECLPPTPSFSTPDELRESLKHIHLPVSSLLFKCVNAAQGGVAEQPSPCAIHDVHDGTNTCQTCMSFYDSFVDIGFKKCADLEHATLEQSACHLWHDSRRLRITASTAKKVPIRGKPQTFIREHLFPRFHGNAATHHGLQGETSACQWLEAHGFAVSHRGTVVCVNEPWLSASPDGVLNSEELLEIKCPLLKSEESLEDLILSQRYDVKMVEGTPELQQKGPRGFYMQVQLGMLCTGLRACKLLIWSPSQQVLLHVPYNEQFCNTTVARLKAFYFKHMLPHMSDEFRAGRLLLSSTYMQLCKE; translated from the coding sequence ATGCCAGGGGAAATGCCCAGTGAGTGTCTGCCACCAACTCCATCATTTTCTACACCAGATGAGCTGAGAGAAAGCCTCAAGCACATTCACCTGCCTGTGTCAAGTCTCCTGTTCAAGTGTGTAAATGCTGCGCAGGGGGGCGTGGCAGAACAGCCTTCACCGTGTGCCATCCATGATGTCCACGATGGCACCAACACCTGCCAGACGTGTATGTCGTTTTATGACAGCTTTGTTGACATCGGgtttaaaaaatgtgcagaCTTAGAACATGCAACTCTTGAGCAGAGTGCCTGCCACTTGTGGCATGACTCTCGCAGGCTCAGAATCACTGCAAGCACAGCAAAGAAGGTCCCCATCAGGGGCAAACCTCAGACCTTTATTAGAGAGCACCTTTTCCCACGGTTCCATGGCAACGCTGCAACTCACCATGGTTTACAGGGTGAGACATCTGCCTGCCAGTGGTTGGAGGCTCATGGGTTTGCTGTCAGCCACAGAGGAAcagttgtgtgtgtaaatgagcCGTGGCTGTCAGCAAGCCCTGATGGAGTTTTGAACTCAGAGGAACTGCTGGAGATAAAATGCCCCCTCCTTAAGAGTGAGGAGTCTCTGGAGGACTTGATTCTGAGTCAGAGGTACGATGTGAAGATGGTCGAGGGGACCCCTGAGCTGCAGCAAAAAGGTCCACGGGGCTTTTACATGCAAGTGCAGCTGGGCATGCTCTGCACAGGTCTGAGGGCTTGTAAGCTGCTCATCTGGTCTCCTTCACAGCAGGTTTTGCTACACGTCCCCTACAATGAGCAATTCTGCAACACGACTGTAGCTAGGCTTAAAGCCTTTTATTTTAAGCACATGCTCCCTCACATGTCAGATGAGTTTCGGGCAGGCCGTCTTTTGCTTTCCTCAACATACATGCAACTCTGTAAAGAATAG
- the LOC121653198 gene encoding uncharacterized protein LOC121653198 has product MLRRKQVEVHCHHRSQRLRRKQVEVHRHHRSQRLWRKTGGGPPPPPFTETEEKIGGGKLPLPPPIREIEEKKVGGPPPPQFSEAEEKTSGGPPPPAFTEAMEKTERLRRKQVEVHCHHCSQGLKRKPVQVHLHHRSQGLRRKPVQVDLHHRSQRLRRKQVDAHHHQLSHRLWRKQVEVPLPPPFREAEEKTGGGPSPPPFREIEEKTDVGPPPPPFTKTKVKTGGGPPPPQFREAEEKTGGGPPPPAFTEIEVKTGGGPLPPLLRRKQVEVNYHYHHRSERLRRKQVEVHCHHCSQGLKRKPVQVHLHHRSQGLRRKPVQVDLHHRSQRLRRKQVDAHHHQLSHRPWRKQVEVPLPPPFREAEEKTGGGPSPPPFREIEEKTDGGPPPPPFTKTKEKTGGGPPPPPFTGVKEKTGGGPPPPPFTGVKEKTGGGPPPPPFTGVKEKTGGGPLPPLFREPEGKQVEVHHHHRSKRQRRKQVEVHHHSCSERLWRKQVEVHYCGIIMPKSRERNIGALARTMSARWLMLLTREEDEEAGVVSVSRPHGRSSGDEVQVQGEQLAGSSRQPLTQGQQQSALGNREQAGMRCIQVAQGQQRTPGGSPRTSRNTVEHNMASAFPGLFKSGKGYTPYPKRRTASVRSTSIQFFLLDKCAERTPKSSDEMTLLQAGLGRRTVSIPEHADHSQISTILMDTYPKMAPLEGAWMLYKAAGGSGQRKLSILAPEAEGYTGAYIAKAFGGKGCLYIMPIQDTLDTSPLPYTSKEFEKMPKARCATCHLNMPIQLLALHTQECEPGSSADSRSFESTLEPDVVVIDVDSPALSSPVNTSRFVTPSTAVSQKMEVKVACPLCAKLFPEYSVEVHASTCGESTGREMDTTELNDDRHAVEELGGEDNQCNSLAKVIHTLQGRVDTTAIFNICVTREDLFTRGMGQWKRQKKSSPQNPLRVSFIGEPGVDNGALRKEFLTEMMTGIEAHLFQGGSAGKNPNYSITEYHKENFKTAGEIIAVCITQGGPPPNFFREWCFAYISTGEINKDLICKDDVTDPELRQLIEEVEMAEPEALNNLMDRILACGYSGLLTQDRKEEIIKAIILHSCLRILPMLQQISSGMQLYGLNEMIGQQPNTFRPLFVPGLLEKPDAEFLIGSLSPTLSDQGSLKRQRESKIVNFFQDFLQQIEDEEEENCFLKETMKTMQTECELEAGHGTEMEKPKITDIVQSYS; this is encoded by the exons atgctgaggagaaaacaggtggaggtccactgCCACCACCGTTCACAGagactgaggagaaaacaggtggaggtccaccgCCACCACCGTTCGCAGAGGCTCTGGAgaaaaacaggtggaggtccacctCCACCACCGTTCACAGAGACTGAGGAGAAAATAGGTGGAGGTAAACTACCACTACCACCACCAATCAGAGAGATTGAGGAGAAAAAAGTTggaggtccaccaccaccacagttCAGTGAGGCTGAAGAGAAAACAAGTGGAGGCCCACCACCGCCAGCTTTCACAGAAGCTatggagaaaacag AGAGattgaggagaaaacaggtggaggtccactgCCACCACTGTTCACAGGGGCTGAAGAGAAAACCGGTGCAAGTTCACCTCCACCACCGTTCACAGGGCCTGAGGAGAAAACCGGTGCAAGTTGACCTCCACCATCGTTCACAGAGGCTGAGAAGAAAACAGGTGGATGCCCACCACCACCAGCTTTCACATAGGCTttggagaaaacaggtggaggttcCACTACCACCACCGTTcagagaggctgaggagaaaacaggtggaggtccatcACCACCACCGTTCCGAGAGATTGAGGAGAAAACAGATGtaggtccaccaccaccaccattcACAAAGACTAAAgtgaaaacaggtggaggtccaccgCCCCCACAGTTcagagaggctgaggagaaaacaggtggaggccCACCACCGCCAGCTTTCACAGAGATAGAGgtgaaaacaggtggaggtccactaCCACCACT actgaggagaaaacaggtggaggtcaaCTACCACTACCACCACCGTTcagagaggctgaggagaaaacaggtggaggtccactgCCACCACTGTTCACAGGGGCTGAAGAGAAAACCGGTACAAGTTCACCTCCACCACCGTTCACAGGGCCTGAGGAGAAAACCGGTGCAAGTTGACCTCCACCATCGTTCACAGAGGCTGAGAAGAAAACAGGTGGATGCCCACCACCACCAGCTTTCACATAGGCCttggagaaaacaggtggaggttcCACTACCACCACCGTTcagagaggctgaggagaaaacaggtggaggtccatcACCACCACCGTTCCGAGAGATTGAGGAGAAAACAGATGGAGGTCCGCCACCACCACCATTCACAAAGACTaaagagaaaacaggtggaggtccaccaccaccaccattcACAGGGGTtaaggagaaaacaggtggaggtccaccaccaccaccgttCACAGGCGTtaaggagaaaacaggtggaggtccaccaccaccaccgttCACAGGGGTTaaagagaaaacaggtggaggtccactaCCACCACTGTTCAGAGAGCCTGAGgggaaacaggtggaggtccaccaccaccaccgttCTAAGAGacagaggagaaaacaggtggaggtccaccaccACTCCTGTTCAGAGAGGCTTTGGAGAAAACAGGTAGAGGTCCACTATTGCGGCATTATCATGCCAAAATCCCGCGAGA GGAATATCGGAGCCCTCGCGCGGACAATGTCTGCTCGCTGGCTCATGCTGCTCACTCGCG aggaagacgaggaagCGGGAGTCGTCTCGGTGTCTCGGCCACATGGCAGATCATCGGGAG ATGAGGTTCAGGTTCAGGGAGAGCAACTGGCAGGGAGCAGCAGACAGCCTCTCACACAGGGACAGCAGCAGTCTGCTCTTGGCAACAGGGAGCAAGCTGGGATGAGATGCATTCAGGTAGCCCAGGGGCAGCAGAGAACTCCTGGTGGTTCTCCAAGAACATCAAGAAACACAGTGGAGCACAATATGGCCAG TGCTTTTCCTGGACTGTTCAAATCAGGGAAAGGCTACACTCCATATCCCAAAAGAAGGACTGCCAGTGTCAGATCTACGTCTATTCAGTTTTTTCTGCTGGATAAGTGCGCTGAGCGAACACCAAAGTCTTCTGACGAGATGACCCTTCTCCAGGCTGGACTTGGCCGACGGACTGTCAGTATTCCTGAACATGCTGACCATTCCCAG ATATCAACAATACTCATGGATACATACCCAAAAATGGCCCCACTGGAAGGTGCCTGGATGCTGTATAAAGCCGCTG GAGGATCAGGACAGCGGAAATTAAGTATTCTGGCACCAGAGGCAGAAGGCTACACTGGAGCCTACATTGCCAAAGCTTTTGGTGGAAAGGGCTGCCTGTACATCATGCCCATCCAGGATACTTTAGACACCTCACCCTTGCCATACACATCCAAGGAGTTTGAAAAGATGCCAAAAGCCCGATGTGCCACTTGTCATCTGAACATGCCAATTCAGCTATTGGCTTTACATACCCAGGAATGTGAGCCAGGTAGCTCTGCAGACAGCAGATCCTTTGAATCG ACTTTGGAACCTGATGTGGTGGTGATAGATGTGGATTCTCCAGCTTTGAGCAGTCCTGTGAAC acATCCCGATTTGTGACCCCATCTACAGCTGTCTCTCAGAAGATGGAGGTTAAG GTGGCCTGTCCGTTGTGTGCCAAGTTGTTTCCAGAGTATTCTGTTGAAGTACATGCCAGCACCTGTGGAGAAAG TACTGGGCGAGAGATGGACACCACTGAATTGAATGATGACAGGCATGCGGTAGAGGAACTTGGAGGGGAAGATAACCAGTGTAACAG TCTGGCCAAAGTCATCCACACATTGCAGGGACGTGTTGACACAACTGCAATTTTCAACATTTGTGTCACAAGAGAGGACCTGTTTACCAGGGGCATGGGACAGTGGAAGCGACAGAAGAAGTCTTCTCCACAAAATCCTCTCAGAGTTTCTTTCATAGGAGAACCAGGAGTTGACAATGGGGCTTTGAGGAAAGAATTCTTAACAg AAATGATGACAGGTATTGAAGCCCACTTATTTCAGGGAGGAAGTGCTGGGAAAAACCCCAATTATTCAATCACAGAGTACCATAAAGAGAATTTCAA AACAGCTGGAGAGATCATTGCTGTCTGCATAACACAAGGTGGTCCTCCACCAAACTTCTTCCGAGAGTGGTGCTTTGCCTACATCTCTACTGGGGAGATTAACAAAGACCTCATTTGCAAAGATGATGTAACAGATCCAGAGCTCAGACAACTTATAGAGGAG GTCGAGATGGCTGAACCTGAAGCTCTAAACAACCTAATGGACAGAATATTGGCATGTGGATACAGTGGTCTTCTAACACAGGACAGGAAGGAAGAAATAATCAA GGCCATTATCTTGCACTCGTGTCTTCGTATCTTACCGATGCTGCAGCAAATTTCCTCAGGGATGCAGCTCTATGGCTTGAATGAGATGATTGGACAGCAACCAAACACATTCCGGCCACTGTTTGTTCCTGGGCTTTTGGAAAAG CCGGACGCTGAATTCCTGATTGGATCCTTGTCTCCAACCTTGAGTGATCAAGGCTCACTAAAACGTCAGAGGGAATCAAAGATTGTGAACTTCTTTCAAGATTTCCTCCAACAGATTGAAGATGAAG AGGAGGAAAATTGCTTCCTGAAGGAGACCATGAAGACCATGCAGACGGAGTGTGAGCTTGAAGCTGGACATGGGACAGAGATGGAGAAACCTAAAATCACT GACATTGTTCAGTCATACAGTTGA
- the si:dkey-56d12.4 gene encoding uncharacterized protein si:dkey-56d12.4: MSSISCSVRGCHNNWIKRRQQLKQQCFEHKVEMQECCGAAYNLHPPPKDEEHLRLWLKALNLKRPPKRPYVCSFHFVDGKPTDEHPYPEKWLSYDAPVKKPRRVLKRLPPDSGTSGGASNAVENCEDEDDIPTHCDGETQWEDLSVNDHSYSSKLLLQPKPSTSDKGTQCIEQVPLYITLLRNDNLSQLYTGLSLDAFKSVAEHLTKVYSGSFHLHPWDQLLMTLMKLRLNLLQGDLAERFSVSQTIISKIISCWIDLMEENMRCYIPWLPRETIQATMPQSFKEHYPKTTCVIDCSETPLQKPRNLDSRGESYSHYYGQNTIKYLVAVAPCGLIMFISPAYGGRCSDKFITANSGFLEYLRPGDEVMADRGFTINDFLYERKVKLVIPAFTKKGMQLSEEDTTNTRRIANVRVHVERVICRLKNFKILSQTVPINLTPKIDKILRICAALCNLRSNIISDVEEE; encoded by the exons ATGTCTAGCATATCATGTTCTGTGAGAGGATGCCACAACAACTGGATAAAGAGGAGACAGCAGTTGAAGCAACAGTGCTTTGAACATAAAGTGGAGATGCAGGAATGTTGTGGAGCAGCATACAACCTGCACCCCCCTCCCAAAGATGAGGAGCATTTAAGGCTGTGGCTAAAGGCGCTGAACCTGAAGAGACCACCCAAGCGACCATACGTTTGTTCGTTTCATTTCGTGGACGGCAAGCCGACGGATGAGCACCCTTATCCTGAGAAATGGCTCAGCTATGATGCTCCGGTGAAGAAGCCACGTCGGGTGTTGAAGAGGTTACCGCCGGATTCAG GTACATCAGGTGGTGCCAGCAACGCAGTAGAGAActgtgaggatgaggatgacaTACCTACACACTGTGATGGGGAAACACAGTGGGAAGATTTGTCTGTCAATGACCACAGCTATTCTTCAAAATTATTACTGCAACCAAAGCCCAGTACATCTGACAAAGGAACACAATGCATTGAGCAAGTTCCACTGTACATAACTTTACTGAGGAATGACAACCTTTCTCAGCTTTATACAGGGTTATCTTTGGATGCATTTAAGTCTGTTGCTGAGCACCTCACAAAAGTCTACAGCGGTAGCTTTCATTTACATCCGTGGGATCAGCTTCTGATGACCCTGATGAAGCTGCGTCTGAATTTATTGCAGGGTGACCTTGCTGAACGGTTTAGCGTCTCCCAAACCATTATAAGCAAGATTATCAGTTGCTGGATTGACCTCATGGAGGAGAACATGAGGTGTTACATCCCATGGCTTCCCAGGGAAACAATTCAAGCAACAATGCCTCAGTCCTTCAAAGAACATTATCCAAAAACAACATGTGTGATTGACTGTTCAGAGACTCCCCTTCAAAAGCCGCGTAATCTTGACTCAAGAGGTGAGTCCTACAGCCACTACTATGGTCAGAATACCATAAAATACCTTGTTGCAGTGGCACCATGTGGACTCATCATGTTCATCTCACCAGCATATGGAGGAAGGTGCAGTGATAAATTCATTACTGCAAATTCTGGATTCCTGGAATACCTACGTCCAGGTGATGAAGTCATGGCTGACAGAGGTTTCACCATTAATGATTTTCTCTatgaaagaaaagtaaaacttgTCATTCCAGCATTCACAAAGAAAGGAATGCAACTCTCTGAGGAAGACACCACCAACACAAGACGCATCGCCAATGTACGAGTCCATGTTGAGCGAGTCATTTGCAGACTGAAAAATTTCAAAATCCTTTCTCAAACAGTTCCAATTAATCTCACCCCTAAAATTGACAAAATATTGAGGATTTGTGCAGCTCTTTGTAACCTTCGAAGCAATATCATTTCTGATGTAGAAGAAGAATAA